The proteins below come from a single Acaryochloris sp. CCMEE 5410 genomic window:
- a CDS encoding SUMF1/EgtB/PvdO family nonheme iron enzyme — protein sequence MGKNWAIAIGINDYQNMRPLKFARKDAEAVCQFFQESLHFDKVDLFAKGAEPVRYEDGPPLEADPTVGNLDTFFDVRFERPFLEPGDNLWFFFAGHGKRHKGRDYLMPIDGSPRRVEKMGIAIDYIAERLRRSGADNVILMIDACRGEDDRDGGEGVGRQQQKGIITLFACSPKELSYEIEEIEQGAFTHTLLAGLQIQGAGNCATVERLSQYLKVQVPEVNRRYNKPTQTPYTRIEPESKLHFILLPRQATLQDVAAMKIDALEAEAENDLDGAEHLWTRVLAASPADMQAIKGLQRIAVKQATSQSPRPTPTPSPKTVITRADDSSREPGVNLQSESEANLADNESSDSQPLKATFTVVKVNAQGKVIEQQENQAEQSLIMLPGEVPLSLVRIPEGQFWMGAQKNEVDALDTEYPRHQVSVPSFWMGQYSVTQRQWQAVAGLSKVKMELNPDCSKFTGETLPVEKVSWYQAIEFCERLSRHSGQDYRLPTEAEWEYACRAGTETPFYCGETITTDQANYYGDDTYGQGPKGQFRQKTTAVGSFAANAFGLFDMHGNVWEWCLDHWHEDYTNAPTDGTAWLSNNDNHSHVLRGGSWGLYPRSCRSASRGRYEPGLRNLVVGFRVVCVSARAF from the coding sequence ATGGGTAAAAACTGGGCAATTGCCATTGGCATTAACGATTATCAAAATATGCGTCCGCTGAAATTTGCCCGAAAAGACGCGGAGGCGGTGTGCCAGTTTTTTCAGGAGTCCTTACATTTCGATAAGGTAGATTTGTTTGCCAAAGGGGCAGAGCCTGTCCGCTATGAGGATGGTCCTCCCCTTGAAGCTGACCCTACTGTCGGCAATTTAGATACGTTTTTTGATGTCCGGTTTGAACGCCCATTTCTAGAGCCGGGAGATAATCTGTGGTTTTTCTTTGCGGGGCATGGCAAACGCCACAAGGGGCGAGATTATTTGATGCCGATTGATGGCAGCCCCCGTCGCGTTGAGAAGATGGGTATTGCCATTGATTATATTGCTGAGCGACTGCGGCGCAGTGGGGCAGACAATGTGATTTTGATGATTGACGCCTGCCGAGGCGAGGATGATCGGGATGGGGGTGAAGGGGTGGGTCGTCAACAGCAGAAAGGGATTATTACGCTGTTTGCCTGTAGTCCCAAGGAGTTGTCTTATGAGATTGAGGAGATAGAGCAAGGGGCGTTTACCCATACGCTACTAGCTGGACTCCAGATCCAGGGGGCGGGCAATTGCGCGACGGTGGAACGCTTAAGCCAATATCTAAAAGTGCAGGTGCCTGAGGTTAACCGTCGATACAACAAACCTACTCAAACGCCTTACACTCGGATAGAACCTGAGTCGAAGCTGCATTTTATTCTGCTGCCGAGGCAAGCCACGCTGCAAGATGTAGCAGCAATGAAAATTGATGCCCTGGAAGCTGAGGCGGAGAATGATTTGGATGGGGCTGAGCATCTGTGGACTCGGGTGTTAGCAGCTTCCCCAGCGGATATGCAGGCGATTAAGGGGCTGCAACGAATTGCAGTTAAACAGGCGACGAGCCAGTCCCCCAGACCAACACCGACTCCAAGTCCAAAGACGGTAATCACTCGGGCTGATGACTCTTCCCGAGAACCTGGGGTTAACCTCCAGTCAGAGTCGGAGGCCAACCTGGCTGATAATGAATCGTCTGACTCTCAACCTTTAAAGGCGACGTTTACGGTAGTCAAGGTCAATGCCCAAGGCAAGGTCATTGAGCAGCAAGAGAATCAGGCAGAACAGAGCTTAATAATGTTGCCGGGAGAAGTTCCCCTATCTTTGGTTCGCATTCCCGAGGGGCAGTTTTGGATGGGTGCCCAGAAGAATGAAGTAGATGCTCTGGATACTGAGTACCCCAGGCATCAAGTGTCAGTTCCTTCTTTTTGGATGGGGCAATATTCGGTAACTCAACGGCAGTGGCAAGCTGTTGCGGGCCTGAGTAAAGTCAAGATGGAACTGAACCCAGATTGTTCCAAATTCACAGGAGAGACGTTACCCGTGGAGAAGGTGTCTTGGTATCAGGCGATTGAATTTTGTGAGCGCCTATCGCGACATTCAGGCCAGGACTATCGGTTACCGACTGAGGCAGAGTGGGAATATGCCTGTCGAGCGGGTACCGAAACCCCTTTTTATTGTGGGGAAACTATTACAACAGATCAGGCTAATTACTATGGGGATGATACCTATGGGCAAGGCCCCAAAGGGCAGTTTAGACAGAAAACCACAGCCGTCGGTTCATTTGCTGCCAATGCCTTTGGCTTATTTGACATGCATGGCAATGTCTGGGAATGGTGTCTGGATCATTGGCATGAGGATTATACAAACGCCCCTACAGATGGGACTGCTTGGCTAAGCAATAATGATAATCATTCTCACGTGCTGCGGGGCGGTTCCTGGGGCCTCTATCCGAGGAGCTGCCGCTCGGCTTCGCGCGGCAGGTACGAACCCGGCCTCCGGAACCTCGTTGTCGGTTTTCGTGTTGTGTGTGTGTCGGCGAGGGCTTTCTAG
- a CDS encoding FTR1 family protein → MDISAALPTFVITLREGVEAALVVGIVLACLQKSGKSYLNTWVYLGILAGLVGSVLTGFLLNWTLNWVTVSNATFEPIIEPLLKSGLCLTAIVMLSWMLIWMTQQARSLKSEIEGSLISALQKNGKSAGWGVFMLILIAVLREGFETVLFIFTNLQQGTAGSVGAIAGLIGATGIGFGLFKFGVRINIRRFFQVMGIFLLLIVSGLVVSVCKNLDAAAFAWEQMAISPTNLCFAQDSCLLGPQLWDTSRVLSDHQFPGLLFKALLGYRDHIYLGQAVAYGTFLFSVGTLYLRSLQPQAVAPTPSKTTAL, encoded by the coding sequence ATGGATATCTCTGCTGCATTACCCACCTTTGTTATCACTCTCCGAGAAGGCGTTGAAGCAGCTCTAGTGGTGGGTATTGTTCTGGCTTGCTTACAAAAATCGGGAAAAAGTTATCTCAATACCTGGGTTTACCTGGGAATTTTAGCTGGTTTAGTGGGGAGTGTACTTACGGGCTTTCTTTTGAACTGGACCCTTAACTGGGTAACCGTGAGTAACGCCACCTTTGAACCCATTATTGAGCCATTACTGAAAAGCGGCTTATGCCTAACGGCCATTGTCATGTTGAGCTGGATGCTGATCTGGATGACTCAACAAGCGCGCTCCCTCAAGTCAGAAATCGAAGGCTCGTTGATTTCCGCATTGCAAAAGAATGGCAAGTCTGCGGGATGGGGGGTGTTTATGCTGATTTTAATTGCAGTCCTGCGCGAGGGATTTGAAACCGTCCTGTTTATCTTTACCAATTTGCAGCAAGGAACTGCCGGTAGCGTGGGTGCGATCGCAGGTTTGATCGGAGCTACTGGCATTGGCTTTGGTCTGTTCAAATTCGGGGTCAGAATTAATATCCGCCGCTTTTTTCAGGTGATGGGGATCTTCTTGCTACTGATTGTCTCTGGGTTGGTCGTTTCCGTTTGCAAGAATCTGGATGCCGCTGCCTTTGCTTGGGAGCAAATGGCCATTTCCCCCACAAATCTATGTTTTGCCCAAGACTCGTGCCTCCTGGGTCCCCAATTGTGGGATACAAGCCGAGTCCTGTCCGATCATCAATTTCCAGGGTTACTGTTTAAGGCCCTATTGGGTTACCGCGATCATATTTACTTGGGGCAAGCCGTTGCCTATGGCACGTTCCTCTTCTCCGTCGGAACACTGTACCTGAGAAGTCTGCAGCCTCAAGCGGTGGCTCCTACCCCTTCCAAAACCACTGCCTTATGA
- the avd gene encoding diversity-generating retroelement protein Avd: MEDLPVIQKTYDCIRWYVPILSKLPRHHRYTLGDRMISSLYDLLEGLITAQYSRNKLPLLETLNSKLDILRYQTRLMQDFELISGQRYENASLFLHEIGLDLGGWIKQQRRR, encoded by the coding sequence ATGGAAGATCTACCTGTTATTCAAAAGACATACGATTGTATTCGCTGGTATGTGCCGATTCTGAGTAAATTGCCCCGCCATCATCGCTATACCTTGGGAGATCGAATGATCTCTAGCCTTTATGACCTCCTGGAAGGACTGATTACGGCCCAATATTCCCGCAATAAGCTGCCCCTGCTAGAAACCCTCAATAGCAAACTGGATATTCTGCGGTATCAAACCCGTCTGATGCAAGACTTTGAACTGATATCCGGCCAGCGGTACGAAAATGCAAGCCTCTTTCTCCATGAGATTGGTTTAGACCTGGGGGGCTGGATTAAGCAACAGCGGAGGCGGTAG
- a CDS encoding M23 family metallopeptidase: protein MSLSLVCGLGSGCSPLSVRPAPSMPEGGAFPDPPTTMPSLLLNRLGVKQWFDNRRGTHPLTDLPSTAMKGYCHPLQGKGFLSQGTRGNTHQGRMKYAYDFGVPIGMPVYAMQGGRVIGLRDKYPDKGGRRRNAEKFNFIWLEHSNGVRSAYIHLQQNFKKKIPIKLNDWVRTGDLIGYSGNSGWSSAPHLHVEVHSISESGFGQTLPFEIASKCHNTPFASVRQAS from the coding sequence GTGAGTTTGTCACTGGTTTGTGGTTTAGGCTCGGGTTGCTCTCCCTTGTCAGTTCGACCCGCTCCATCCATGCCAGAAGGGGGGGCTTTCCCGGATCCCCCCACTACCATGCCCAGCCTTCTTCTCAATCGCTTAGGGGTAAAGCAGTGGTTTGATAATCGTCGAGGAACTCATCCCCTAACGGATCTACCCAGTACAGCCATGAAAGGCTATTGTCACCCCCTTCAAGGCAAAGGGTTTCTCAGTCAAGGGACCCGAGGCAATACTCATCAAGGCCGGATGAAATATGCCTATGACTTTGGCGTACCCATTGGCATGCCTGTTTATGCCATGCAGGGTGGGCGAGTCATCGGCTTACGAGATAAATATCCCGATAAAGGGGGAAGACGCAGAAATGCGGAGAAGTTTAACTTTATTTGGCTAGAACATAGTAATGGGGTCCGTTCGGCCTACATTCATTTGCAGCAGAACTTTAAAAAGAAAATCCCAATCAAGCTGAATGATTGGGTGAGGACGGGGGACCTGATTGGCTACAGCGGCAATTCGGGTTGGAGTTCGGCTCCACATTTACACGTCGAAGTGCATAGCATTAGTGAATCTGGCTTTGGCCAAACCTTACCGTTTGAAATAGCCTCTAAGTGCCATAACACTCCTTTTGCCAGCGTTCGTCAGGCTTCATAA
- a CDS encoding glutamine synthetase III, which translates to MSGNEARVLAVHQITNRELMPPKPPESLEKIWAENVFNLSKMQASLPKAVFKSIKKTITTGEKLDPSVADAVATAMRDWALAKGALYYAHVFYPMTNLTAEKHDGFISVQGDGTVISEFSGKVLVQGEPDGSSFPNGGIRDTFEARGYTGWDVTSPAYIMETDNGATLCIPTVFVSWTGEALDKKVPLLRSIAAMDKAANKVLKLLGHTDIAHVNSSCGAEQEYFLIDSNFASQRPDLMLAGRTLFGKAPAKGQEFDDHYFGAIPERVQVFMQDVEETLYKLGIPAKTRHNEVAPGQFEIAPFFEAANVASDHQQLIMTVLKHTAKKHGFICLLHEKPFAGINGSGKHVNWSVGNATQGNLLDPGDSPNENAQFLIFCGAVIRGVHKYGPLMRAAIATASNDHRLGANEAPPAIMSVYLGTQLEEVFEQIKNGSVTDSKHKGVMDLGIDVLPPLTKDAGDRNRTSPFAFTGNRFEFRAVGSSQSVSGPLIVLNTMLADSLEWIGNRLESELSNGLELNTAILTVLKEVMETHGSVVFGGNGYSDEWHKMAVEERGLANLPTTADALPYLKAEFIEDLFQKTGVLTPVELESRFEVYAEQYILSIEVEAKLVTNMAKTIIYPAAVEYLSKLSSTISSLSDLGIDCHKDSAKTIAELTNSMADVTSKLSAAMETHDFSSTEEQMMYCAKTIRPLMDEVRSYADALEGEIADSFWPLPTYQEMLFIK; encoded by the coding sequence ATGAGTGGAAATGAAGCCCGAGTCCTAGCTGTTCACCAAATTACCAATCGGGAATTGATGCCACCCAAGCCTCCTGAATCCCTGGAGAAAATTTGGGCTGAGAACGTCTTCAACTTAAGTAAAATGCAGGCGAGCCTGCCGAAAGCCGTCTTCAAATCGATTAAAAAGACCATTACCACGGGGGAAAAGCTCGACCCATCCGTAGCGGATGCCGTGGCAACGGCCATGAGAGATTGGGCACTTGCCAAAGGGGCTCTCTACTACGCCCATGTGTTTTATCCCATGACCAACCTGACGGCAGAAAAGCATGATGGCTTTATCTCCGTCCAAGGGGATGGCACCGTTATTTCAGAATTCTCTGGCAAAGTACTCGTCCAGGGTGAACCGGACGGATCTTCTTTCCCTAATGGCGGCATTCGCGACACCTTTGAAGCTCGGGGCTATACGGGCTGGGATGTCACCAGTCCCGCCTATATTATGGAAACGGACAATGGAGCCACCCTGTGTATTCCCACCGTATTTGTTTCCTGGACCGGGGAAGCGTTAGATAAGAAAGTCCCCTTGTTGCGCTCCATCGCCGCCATGGATAAAGCCGCAAACAAAGTCCTGAAGCTGTTGGGCCATACGGATATTGCCCATGTCAACTCTAGCTGTGGGGCTGAGCAAGAATATTTCCTGATCGATTCCAACTTTGCCAGCCAGAGACCCGATTTGATGCTAGCGGGTCGCACCCTATTCGGCAAAGCTCCGGCCAAGGGCCAGGAATTTGACGATCATTATTTTGGGGCCATTCCAGAACGGGTTCAGGTGTTTATGCAGGATGTGGAGGAAACCCTCTATAAACTCGGCATTCCCGCCAAAACCCGTCATAACGAGGTGGCTCCAGGACAATTTGAAATTGCCCCCTTCTTTGAAGCGGCCAATGTGGCTAGTGACCATCAGCAGTTGATTATGACGGTCCTTAAGCATACGGCCAAAAAACATGGGTTTATTTGCTTGCTCCACGAAAAGCCCTTTGCGGGGATTAACGGGTCGGGTAAGCATGTGAACTGGTCCGTGGGCAATGCCACCCAAGGCAATCTGTTAGATCCAGGCGATTCCCCCAATGAGAATGCTCAGTTCTTGATCTTCTGTGGGGCAGTGATTCGGGGTGTGCATAAATATGGCCCTTTGATGCGGGCTGCGATCGCAACCGCTAGCAACGACCATCGCCTCGGCGCCAATGAAGCGCCCCCAGCAATCATGTCCGTGTACTTGGGCACCCAACTCGAAGAAGTCTTTGAGCAAATCAAAAATGGCTCGGTCACGGATTCCAAGCACAAAGGGGTGATGGATTTAGGCATCGATGTCCTGCCTCCCCTGACCAAAGACGCGGGCGATCGGAACCGGACTTCTCCCTTCGCTTTTACGGGCAATCGGTTTGAATTCCGGGCGGTAGGGTCCAGCCAATCGGTCTCTGGCCCCTTGATTGTCCTCAATACCATGCTGGCAGATTCCTTGGAATGGATCGGCAATCGCCTAGAAAGTGAGTTATCGAATGGACTCGAACTGAATACAGCCATTTTGACTGTACTCAAAGAAGTAATGGAAACCCATGGTTCAGTCGTGTTCGGTGGCAATGGCTATTCTGACGAATGGCACAAGATGGCCGTTGAAGAGCGAGGACTCGCCAACTTACCCACCACTGCCGATGCCTTACCCTATCTAAAAGCAGAATTCATTGAAGACCTTTTCCAAAAAACGGGTGTCTTAACTCCCGTTGAGTTGGAAAGCCGCTTTGAAGTCTATGCTGAACAATACATTCTCTCCATTGAGGTGGAAGCAAAGCTGGTCACGAATATGGCCAAAACCATTATTTATCCAGCAGCGGTTGAGTACTTATCCAAGTTGTCCTCGACCATCTCTAGTCTGTCGGATCTGGGTATCGATTGTCATAAGGACAGTGCCAAGACAATTGCAGAACTCACCAATTCGATGGCAGACGTCACTAGCAAATTATCTGCAGCGATGGAAACCCATGACTTTAGTTCGACAGAAGAGCAGATGATGTATTGTGCCAAAACCATTCGTCCCCTAATGGACGAGGTGCGATCCTATGCAGATGCCTTAGAAGGTGAAATTGCGGATAGTTTCTGGCCCTTGCCCACCTATCAAGAAATGTTGTTCATCAAGTAA